ATACAGCAATTATTCCCCGAAACTATTGGGGATCTGCCGCAGGTATATACCGGATATTTACACAGCGGAAGACATTGTGCAGGACAGTTTCATTACTGCCATACAGAAAGACCATCAGCTGAATGATGAGAAAGCACTCTTTGCCTGGCTGAAAAAAATTGTGGTGAATAACGCTTTACAGCACATCCGTAAACAGAGCAGAGAAACGTTTGTAACTACCGAACCCTCAGAAATCCCAGATATCCCTTCAGAAATGGAACATCATTTTCCGGAAGAAAAAAATGCCTTCATTTACGATTTTACCAATGAAGAACTGCTGTCTTCCATAGACCATCTTCCTTCCCATCATAAATCGGTTTTCAATCTGTTTTTTATTGAGAACTATTCCCATACGGAAATTTCTGATGTACTGGGAATTACGGTAAATACGTCTAAATCGCATCTTCTCAGGGCTAAAAAATCGGTCCAGAATTATTTGCTGAACCACATTGTCAGGGCTGATACCCCGAAAAAGAAAACGGCGCAGCTGCTGGTGATTTTCGGACTTGGCGGACTGCTCTGGGCACAGACCTTTCAAAGCAAATTTTCAGATTTCACGGTTCAGCCTTCCAGGACCCTGCAGATTCCCCCGGATATCAAAATATCTCCTCCTTCATTTTCCTTATCAAACCCGGCATGGAAAAAGAAGACCTTTATAGGAGGAACTGCCCTGGTGATTATCATTAGTTCGGTTTTTTTATCAAATCCCGGTAATGCTTTTTTCACAAGAAATCATTCAGCGGATTCTTTAAAGTTATATCAGGAAAAACAGCCTGAATCCAATTCCAGTTCATCTTTCGAAGACGGAAAAAGCAAAGGCCTGATCCCAGCAGACCAGATGAAAGATGAAAGCCTACATCACGGCAGTTTTGCAGAAGATCCACAAACAGACATGTTAAAAACCACTACTGCTACAGTACAAAAAGATATTGAGTCCGGAAAGAACCCCGGAAAAACAATCCTGAAAGACTCCGTAAAAGAAACACCGGAAAAAGTAATTGTGGTAAAGAAGATCATTAAAAGAGATACCGTCTTTATAGAAAGATAAATGCGCCTGAACATGTTTTCAAGAAAAATAATACTCTTTTTAGCTTTTGTCACCATAAGTTTATCCTATGCACAGAAAAGAAAAAAAGTGGACACGGTATATGTGTATGAAAATATTACCGTTTATGATACGGTATACCTTATTAAACCTGTGAAATTCAGACACAATGAAGTTATTCTTCCGGACATGGAGATCCGGGAGAAATTTTTTGTCCGGAATATCTATAAGGAGGAAATAGATAAACAGCGGGCTGAAAACAGAATCAGCAGACAGAAACGTCCACTTTTTGAATATGGTATAGAAGGCGGAATGGGATTGAAAAACAGCACCTGGGCACAGGAACTTTCATCGGACCGTCAGCAGTTTGGCGGGCATTTCGGAGTTTGGGTTTCAAAGACTGTTTTTACGCCTCAGTTATCCGTCATGCTTTCCGCCAGTCTCTACCGCTGGAATTCTACGCTTGATCTTGATTCCAATAAAGAGGATACTTACCTGAACGGATTTTATTTTACGAAAGACAGTCAGCCACTGTTATTCCAGCGGTTCAATAATAAACATTTTGAATACGCACTTCAGATTAAACTGCTGTATGAATGGAAAAATTTCCGTCCGTTTGCCGGACTTGCGGTCAACAGAAACAGGTATACCCTGCAGTTTCTGACACCTGAAAATATGATGCTGAATAAACCGGAGGATTTCAAAAGCCACCGTGCCAATCTCGG
The sequence above is a segment of the Chryseobacterium sp. JJR-5R genome. Coding sequences within it:
- a CDS encoding sigma-70 family RNA polymerase sigma factor gives rise to the protein MQQNSNLNWQKVYSNYSPKLLGICRRYIPDIYTAEDIVQDSFITAIQKDHQLNDEKALFAWLKKIVVNNALQHIRKQSRETFVTTEPSEIPDIPSEMEHHFPEEKNAFIYDFTNEELLSSIDHLPSHHKSVFNLFFIENYSHTEISDVLGITVNTSKSHLLRAKKSVQNYLLNHIVRADTPKKKTAQLLVIFGLGGLLWAQTFQSKFSDFTVQPSRTLQIPPDIKISPPSFSLSNPAWKKKTFIGGTALVIIISSVFLSNPGNAFFTRNHSADSLKLYQEKQPESNSSSSFEDGKSKGLIPADQMKDESLHHGSFAEDPQTDMLKTTTATVQKDIESGKNPGKTILKDSVKETPEKVIVVKKIIKRDTVFIER
- a CDS encoding outer membrane beta-barrel protein, producing MFSRKIILFLAFVTISLSYAQKRKKVDTVYVYENITVYDTVYLIKPVKFRHNEVILPDMEIREKFFVRNIYKEEIDKQRAENRISRQKRPLFEYGIEGGMGLKNSTWAQELSSDRQQFGGHFGVWVSKTVFTPQLSVMLSASLYRWNSTLDLDSNKEDTYLNGFYFTKDSQPLLFQRFNNKHFEYALQIKLLYEWKNFRPFAGLAVNRNRYTLQFLTPENMMLNKPEDFKSHRANLGFSLGTQYRLYRRILLSLEYQQHTLKNLSLKNSSFDFDVFKTNNTFAERKISFGISYMISRP